In Candidatus Deferrimicrobiaceae bacterium, a single genomic region encodes these proteins:
- a CDS encoding uroporphyrinogen-III synthase, whose product MSLQGKRILVTRGEDQAEEFSSMIRKREGVPVIFPTVRLVPPDDPSVLDEALARLGTFDWVLFTSANAARFFLERAAKRGIRGIPEGVRVASVGPGTTREVRRQGFPVHLEAKQHTAEGMVGALAGEGFAGKRFLLPRAQEGREVLPLVIGRRGGTVDIVTAYRNGLAPRDEKAAKEIGERPPDVCTFASPSAFRNFFLLLGEERAASVLSRSRIAVIGEVTRRAVEGKNYLVDIMPETFTLAGMLEAIERHFASPPRGGESS is encoded by the coding sequence ATGTCACTCCAGGGGAAAAGGATCCTGGTGACCCGGGGCGAGGACCAGGCGGAAGAGTTTTCATCGATGATCCGGAAACGGGAGGGCGTTCCCGTTATATTTCCCACGGTTCGGCTGGTGCCCCCCGACGATCCTTCCGTTCTGGACGAGGCCTTGGCGCGCCTGGGGACGTTCGACTGGGTCCTTTTCACGAGCGCCAACGCCGCCCGGTTCTTTCTCGAACGGGCGGCGAAACGGGGGATCCGGGGGATCCCCGAGGGGGTCCGGGTCGCCTCCGTGGGCCCCGGAACGACCCGCGAGGTGCGGCGGCAAGGCTTTCCCGTCCATCTCGAGGCGAAGCAGCACACCGCGGAAGGGATGGTGGGGGCGCTGGCCGGCGAGGGGTTTGCGGGGAAGCGTTTCCTCCTCCCCCGCGCCCAGGAGGGCCGGGAGGTGCTCCCGCTTGTAATCGGCCGCCGGGGAGGTACGGTGGACATCGTGACGGCCTACCGGAACGGTCTGGCTCCCCGCGATGAGAAGGCCGCGAAGGAGATCGGGGAGAGGCCCCCCGACGTGTGCACCTTCGCGTCCCCCTCGGCATTCCGCAATTTCTTTCTCCTGCTGGGAGAGGAGCGCGCCGCTTCCGTCCTGTCCCGGAGCCGGATCGCCGTGATCGGAGAAGTGACGAGGCGGGCCGTCGAGGGAAAAAATTACCTCGTGGACATCATGCCCGAAACATTCACATTGGCCGGGATGCTGGAGGCGATCGAGAGGCATTTCGCCTCCCCGCCCCGCGGAGGGGAGTCTTCATGA
- a CDS encoding RDD family protein, protein MAFRWEEQRAYFRDARRAQYLARIVGKSADFIIAMALWQIPGAAGVFAALFYLLMCDGFPGGRSAGKWLTGLKVVRVDREPMDFQSSLLRNLTVASPFLLSLVPAVGPFLAYTVGLAVLLIETYLGFYDSDGQRAGDTFAETVVVEFQQAADDVSLSD, encoded by the coding sequence ATGGCGTTTCGCTGGGAGGAGCAGAGAGCGTACTTTCGGGATGCCCGCCGCGCGCAATACCTCGCCCGCATCGTGGGAAAATCGGCGGACTTCATCATCGCCATGGCCCTCTGGCAGATCCCCGGCGCCGCCGGGGTGTTCGCCGCACTGTTCTATCTCCTGATGTGCGACGGCTTCCCCGGGGGGCGCAGCGCGGGGAAGTGGCTGACGGGCCTCAAAGTCGTCCGCGTCGACCGGGAACCGATGGATTTCCAGTCTTCCCTTCTGCGGAACCTGACCGTGGCCTCCCCGTTCCTCCTCTCCCTTGTCCCGGCCGTAGGCCCCTTCCTCGCCTACACCGTCGGGCTGGCGGTCCTCCTCATCGAGACGTATCTCGGGTTCTACGATTCCGACGGCCAGCGGGCGGGGGACACGTTCGCCGAGACGGTGGTGGTGGAATTCCAGCAGGCCGCAGATGACGTCTCTTTATCTGATTGA
- the hemB gene encoding porphobilinogen synthase has protein sequence MSFPEHRPRRLRRNEGIRRMVRETNLSVDDLIYPLFAVAGRKIRKEISSMPGVFQWSVENLVKEVRDVRALGIPAILLFGIPAKKDPVGSDACSDDGIIQTAVRAIKGAVPDIQVITDVCFCEYTDHGHCGILTRDGDVDNDATLDILARSAVTHARAGADMVAPSDMMDGRVAAIRRALDEEGYEGIPILSYAAKYASGFYGPFREAAGSAPQFGDRRSYQMDPPNVREALREVALDIQEGADIVMVKPALAYLDVICRIREAFDLPVAAYNVSGEYSIVKAGEKLGWVDGSRLMLEILVSIRRAGADLILTYAAKEAAKALGE, from the coding sequence ATGAGCTTTCCCGAACACCGCCCCAGGAGGCTGCGCAGGAACGAGGGAATCCGCCGGATGGTCCGGGAGACGAACCTCTCGGTGGACGATCTGATCTACCCCCTCTTCGCCGTCGCCGGCAGGAAGATCCGCAAGGAGATTTCCTCGATGCCCGGGGTCTTCCAGTGGAGCGTGGAAAACCTCGTGAAGGAGGTCAGGGACGTCCGGGCCCTGGGGATCCCCGCCATCCTCCTCTTCGGCATCCCGGCGAAGAAGGACCCGGTGGGGTCCGACGCATGCTCCGACGACGGGATCATCCAGACCGCCGTCCGGGCGATCAAGGGCGCCGTTCCCGACATCCAGGTCATCACCGACGTCTGCTTCTGCGAATACACCGACCACGGCCATTGCGGGATCCTCACTCGGGACGGCGACGTGGACAACGACGCCACGCTGGACATCCTGGCACGGAGCGCGGTGACGCACGCGCGCGCGGGGGCGGACATGGTGGCCCCCTCCGACATGATGGACGGGCGGGTCGCGGCCATCCGGAGGGCGCTCGACGAAGAGGGGTACGAAGGGATCCCCATCCTGTCGTACGCCGCCAAGTACGCGAGCGGTTTCTACGGACCCTTCCGGGAGGCGGCCGGGAGCGCGCCGCAGTTCGGGGACCGCAGATCGTATCAGATGGATCCCCCGAATGTCCGGGAGGCCCTCCGGGAAGTGGCCCTCGACATCCAGGAAGGCGCGGACATCGTCATGGTCAAGCCCGCGCTCGCCTACCTCGATGTCATCTGCCGCATCCGGGAGGCCTTCGACCTGCCGGTGGCGGCCTACAACGTCAGCGGGGAGTATTCGATCGTGAAGGCCGGCGAGAAGCTCGGGTGGGTCGACGGGAGCCGCCTGATGTTGGAGATTCTGGTGTCGATCCGGCGTGCCGGTGCCGACCTCATCCTGACGTACGCCGCCAAAGAGGCGGCGAAGGCGCTCGGGGAGTGA